The Mycolicibacterium smegmatis genome has a window encoding:
- the pdxS gene encoding pyridoxal 5'-phosphate synthase lyase subunit PdxS, giving the protein MADNTVGTARVKRGMAEMLKGGVIMDVVTPEQARIAEGAGAVAVMALERVPADIRAQGGVSRMSDPDMVEGIIDAVTIPVMAKARIGHFVEAQILQSLGVDYVDESEVLTPADYTNHIDKWRFTVPFVCGATNLGEALRRITEGAAMIRSKGEAGTGDVSNATTHMRQIGGEIRRLTSMSEDELYVAAKELQAPYELVVEVARAGKLPVTLFTAGGIATPADAAMMMQLGAEGVFVGSGIFKSGNPAQRAAAIVKATTFYDDPDVLAKVSRGLGEAMVGINVEEIAQPHRLAERGW; this is encoded by the coding sequence ATGGCAGACAACACAGTTGGTACTGCGCGCGTGAAGCGTGGGATGGCTGAGATGCTCAAGGGCGGCGTGATCATGGATGTGGTCACGCCGGAGCAGGCGCGTATCGCCGAGGGTGCCGGTGCGGTCGCGGTGATGGCGCTGGAGCGCGTCCCCGCCGACATCCGCGCGCAGGGCGGGGTGTCGCGCATGTCGGATCCGGACATGGTCGAGGGCATCATCGACGCGGTCACCATCCCGGTGATGGCCAAGGCGCGGATCGGGCATTTCGTGGAGGCCCAGATCCTGCAGAGCCTCGGGGTCGATTACGTCGACGAGTCCGAGGTGCTGACCCCAGCCGATTACACCAACCACATCGACAAGTGGCGCTTCACCGTGCCGTTCGTGTGCGGGGCGACCAACCTGGGCGAGGCGTTGCGGCGCATCACCGAGGGCGCGGCGATGATCCGCTCCAAGGGTGAGGCCGGCACCGGCGACGTCTCGAACGCGACCACGCATATGCGCCAGATCGGTGGGGAGATCCGCCGGCTCACCTCGATGAGCGAGGACGAGCTGTATGTGGCGGCCAAGGAGCTGCAGGCGCCCTATGAGCTGGTGGTCGAGGTGGCCCGGGCCGGCAAGCTGCCGGTGACGCTGTTCACCGCCGGTGGCATCGCGACCCCGGCCGATGCGGCGATGATGATGCAGCTCGGCGCCGAGGGCGTGTTCGTCGGGTCGGGCATCTTCAAGTCCGGCAACCCGGCGCAGCGGGCGGCCGCGATCGTCAAGGCCACCACCTTCTACGACGACCCCGACGTGCTGGCCAAAGTGTCGCGCGGGCTCGGCGAGGCCATGGTCGGCATCAACGTCGAGGAGATCGCCCAGCCGCACCGGCTCGCCGAACGCGGCTGGTAA
- a CDS encoding WhiB family transcriptional regulator yields MSANTTRVTETRTRQEEAWSWRLLARCRDADESLFFHPDCERGRARSSRQHKAKEVCATCPVISACREHAVRFQEAWGTWGGLSEDERSSMLQSRVSRIRTHRSLVSPKH; encoded by the coding sequence ATGTCCGCCAACACCACTCGAGTCACAGAGACGCGCACGCGGCAAGAGGAGGCCTGGAGTTGGCGCCTTCTCGCGCGGTGTCGCGACGCCGACGAATCTCTGTTCTTTCACCCGGATTGCGAGCGTGGCCGCGCACGTTCCAGCCGCCAACACAAGGCCAAAGAGGTCTGTGCAACCTGCCCGGTCATTTCCGCGTGCCGAGAGCACGCCGTCAGGTTTCAAGAGGCATGGGGTACGTGGGGCGGATTGTCTGAGGATGAGCGCAGTTCAATGTTGCAGTCGCGAGTCAGCCGTATACGTACCCACCGAAGTCTCGTCAGCCCGAAGCACTGA
- a CDS encoding aromatic ring-hydroxylating oxygenase subunit alpha, with translation MSVIDHENYFTSLPREYYLDEDRYTNELARVWGQQWIYAGHVSQIPKTGDYFTFEVGTENILVVRDGGDVRAVHNVCRHRGLQLCNQPTGRVGRRIVCPYHSWSYGLDGKLLKATRQDDGEFFDYKDFGLFPIHVSIWQGFIFVSLAEVAPAPVDSMIDEKATADMAVLDPTRLKIAHEITYYADANWKLLLENGVECYHCPSVHPEFCVSLDAQEMSDYYEEDYIGDLVQGLVIPVKRELESLSMDGHYVSKKLLGEFGRGADVPDDFGAGFMTQPGYCWGGFHPDYGMVASTLPISATRTKMVCWWFVHEDAEEGVDYNVDELVKLWDITNIQDLHIQERQQVGLTSQRYVPGPNSPSQEPGIRAALRKYLEMMGEPS, from the coding sequence ATGTCTGTGATTGATCACGAAAACTACTTCACCAGTCTGCCCCGCGAGTACTACCTCGATGAGGATCGGTACACCAATGAGCTGGCCAGGGTCTGGGGCCAGCAGTGGATCTACGCCGGGCACGTTTCCCAAATCCCCAAGACTGGCGACTACTTCACCTTCGAGGTCGGGACCGAGAACATTCTGGTGGTGCGCGACGGCGGTGACGTCCGCGCCGTTCATAACGTTTGCCGGCACCGGGGACTGCAGCTGTGCAATCAGCCCACTGGCCGGGTCGGCCGCAGAATCGTCTGCCCGTACCACTCGTGGAGCTACGGGCTCGATGGAAAGTTGCTCAAAGCTACCCGCCAGGACGACGGAGAGTTCTTCGATTACAAGGACTTCGGGCTGTTTCCTATACACGTGTCGATCTGGCAGGGGTTCATTTTTGTGAGCCTGGCCGAAGTCGCCCCGGCTCCGGTTGACTCGATGATCGACGAGAAGGCAACCGCCGACATGGCGGTCCTCGATCCCACCCGGCTCAAGATCGCGCACGAGATCACCTACTATGCCGATGCCAACTGGAAGCTTCTGCTCGAAAACGGCGTCGAGTGCTATCACTGTCCGTCGGTGCATCCGGAGTTCTGCGTTTCGCTCGACGCCCAAGAGATGTCGGACTACTACGAAGAGGACTATATCGGCGATCTGGTCCAAGGTTTGGTCATCCCGGTCAAGCGTGAGTTGGAATCGCTGTCGATGGACGGCCACTACGTCTCGAAGAAACTCCTCGGAGAGTTCGGCCGCGGCGCCGACGTTCCCGATGACTTCGGCGCGGGGTTCATGACCCAGCCCGGATACTGTTGGGGGGGATTCCATCCTGATTACGGCATGGTCGCCAGCACCCTGCCGATCTCGGCAACGCGAACCAAGATGGTGTGTTGGTGGTTTGTGCACGAAGACGCCGAGGAGGGAGTCGACTACAACGTCGACGAACTCGTCAAGCTGTGGGACATCACCAACATTCAGGACCTACACATCCAAGAGCGCCAACAAGTCGGCCTGACCTCGCAACGTTATGTTCCGGGACCGAATTCGCCGTCGCAGGAACCCGGTATCCGCGCCGCGCTGCGCAAGTACCTGGAGATGATGGGAGAACCGAGCTGA
- a CDS encoding ferredoxin--NADP reductase — translation MTHLVQFRVLSVIAETHEAKSFRLQAPRPLAYKPGQFLTIGVPSERGTVARCYSLSSAPHEEDFSITVKRTPRGYASNWICDHITVGDTITALPPSGNFIPPSQDTDLVLFAAGSGITPVMSIAKHVLTQTDRDVALFYANRDAAAVIFAEELRAMSDTYADRFHVVHWLEELQSLPRTADLRRFVAAYPHYSAYTCGPAPFMAAVTDALTPLGFVGDRLKREVFQSLSSNPFQAQDVESDPGAKLARVRGTCNGASFDFDDWPSDVPLLQHLLSKGVDAPFSCRSGECGACIVQLVEGAVEMEQNDVLDSDELADGYRLACQAKPLSESIVITYD, via the coding sequence TTGACCCATCTAGTCCAATTCCGAGTCCTTTCGGTCATCGCGGAAACCCACGAGGCGAAGTCGTTTCGGCTTCAGGCACCCAGGCCCCTCGCGTACAAGCCGGGACAATTTCTCACGATCGGAGTGCCGTCCGAACGTGGAACGGTGGCGCGATGCTATTCACTGTCGAGCGCCCCCCATGAGGAGGACTTCTCGATCACGGTGAAGCGCACACCGCGCGGCTACGCGTCCAATTGGATATGCGATCACATAACAGTCGGGGACACCATCACGGCGCTGCCACCGTCAGGCAACTTCATCCCGCCGTCGCAAGACACCGACTTGGTCTTGTTCGCTGCCGGCAGCGGAATAACCCCTGTGATGTCGATCGCGAAACATGTTCTGACACAGACTGATAGAGACGTGGCGCTGTTCTATGCCAATCGAGATGCCGCGGCAGTCATCTTCGCTGAAGAGCTACGCGCCATGTCGGACACCTATGCGGACCGGTTTCATGTGGTGCACTGGCTGGAGGAATTGCAATCGCTGCCCCGTACCGCTGACTTGCGGCGGTTCGTTGCGGCGTACCCGCATTACTCTGCGTACACCTGCGGGCCGGCGCCATTCATGGCTGCGGTCACCGATGCCCTGACCCCACTGGGATTCGTCGGCGATCGCCTCAAACGTGAGGTGTTCCAGTCACTGAGCAGCAACCCTTTCCAGGCTCAGGATGTTGAGTCCGACCCTGGGGCCAAGCTGGCTCGGGTCCGTGGTACGTGCAACGGCGCTAGTTTCGACTTCGACGACTGGCCGTCTGACGTGCCTCTGCTCCAGCACCTGCTGTCCAAGGGGGTAGACGCTCCCTTCTCCTGCCGTAGCGGTGAGTGCGGTGCGTGCATTGTCCAGTTGGTCGAGGGTGCCGTCGAGATGGAGCAGAACGACGTGCTCGACTCTGATGAACTGGCCGACGGGTATCGCTTGGCCTGCCAAGCCAAGCCGTTGTCGGAATCTATTGTCATCACCTACGACTGA
- a CDS encoding SDR family NAD(P)-dependent oxidoreductase, whose product MAYAMAAEGAAVVAVGRNADRGHEIVQSIVKDGHTAVFVRGDVAVEKDIARAIELCRAEFGSLDIMHNNAAFFVTAELHQTTTEDWDRSLRTNLSSVFWGSKHAVLAMREQGHGGSIINTASVAAFTATADTAAYVATKSGVMGLTRSVALAYAAEGIRCNALCPGDFESPMFDSFLATQSNPSAARREFEALYPTKRILKPGDVANAAVFLASDEAAGVNGTSLVVDDGLLAKTY is encoded by the coding sequence GTGGCGTACGCCATGGCGGCCGAGGGTGCCGCGGTGGTCGCGGTAGGGCGCAACGCCGACCGCGGCCACGAAATCGTGCAATCGATTGTGAAGGACGGCCACACAGCGGTCTTCGTACGCGGCGACGTGGCCGTAGAGAAAGACATCGCCAGAGCAATCGAGCTCTGCCGGGCCGAGTTCGGCTCGTTGGACATCATGCACAACAATGCGGCGTTTTTTGTGACCGCGGAGTTGCACCAGACCACAACCGAAGACTGGGATCGGTCACTCCGGACCAACCTGAGTTCGGTGTTCTGGGGCAGTAAGCACGCGGTGCTCGCAATGCGCGAGCAGGGTCACGGTGGGTCGATCATCAACACTGCGTCCGTGGCCGCCTTCACCGCGACAGCCGACACCGCCGCCTACGTCGCAACGAAATCGGGTGTCATGGGGCTCACCCGGTCCGTAGCGCTTGCGTACGCAGCGGAAGGTATTCGGTGTAATGCGTTGTGCCCCGGTGACTTCGAGTCGCCGATGTTCGATAGCTTCCTGGCAACCCAGAGTAACCCCAGCGCTGCCCGGAGGGAATTCGAAGCGCTGTACCCGACGAAGCGCATCCTCAAGCCCGGTGACGTCGCCAACGCGGCCGTCTTCCTCGCATCTGACGAAGCGGCCGGCGTCAATGGAACGTCACTCGTGGTTGACGACGGGCTACTGGCCAAGACCTACTGA
- a CDS encoding APC family permease produces the protein MSDELVSCDTSKPVGAQRLSGSMGVWGIVFIVAAFAGPLGAMGGTVPIGINAGNGIGLPATFIVSTCILLLFSVAFTALTPYVPNAGAFYSYIGTGLGRRTGFGTAFLALLAYLAVLVGVYGLLGSGITALLASWGVSAPWWVGSYVCMVATASLGYRNIDLSKKVLGVLLVAEVGIVLALDAAVFANGGGPEGMSRGFTAPEALLSGAPGLALLFCFLSFLGFEATAVFRDECRDPNRTIPIATYLAVTLVGVFYVVSTWALISAWGDQEAVRIAAADPVAMLPGAVAHYLGGTAEHVVQVLFVTSLFACLLSIQNVSSRYVFNISNRGALPAVLGTRHERHGSPSTASHVVTVIAAVFVLVAIVTRLDPATELYGWFAGATTVGFIVMLLGTTLSALVFFGRRWRSGALDESFGRVIVVPLVALVCLVAVFVLVLQNLRDLVGGSRPVAWAVLGSLALAFAWGFTVATRRPELSLDD, from the coding sequence ATGTCTGACGAACTTGTATCCTGCGACACGTCCAAGCCCGTTGGGGCGCAACGCCTCAGCGGCTCAATGGGGGTATGGGGAATCGTCTTCATTGTCGCCGCCTTCGCGGGCCCTCTTGGCGCCATGGGCGGTACAGTGCCGATTGGCATCAACGCCGGTAACGGAATCGGACTCCCCGCGACCTTCATCGTGAGCACCTGCATCCTGCTGCTGTTCTCGGTCGCTTTCACGGCGCTGACACCGTATGTGCCGAATGCGGGTGCCTTCTATTCCTATATCGGCACCGGGCTGGGGCGCCGGACTGGGTTCGGGACTGCCTTCCTGGCGTTGCTGGCCTACCTCGCTGTCCTGGTCGGCGTATACGGCCTTCTAGGTTCAGGTATCACCGCGCTGCTCGCGTCGTGGGGTGTCAGCGCTCCGTGGTGGGTGGGCTCTTACGTATGCATGGTCGCGACCGCGTCCCTGGGATACCGCAACATCGACTTGTCCAAGAAGGTGCTCGGCGTCTTGCTGGTCGCCGAGGTGGGAATCGTCCTGGCGCTCGATGCGGCTGTCTTCGCCAACGGTGGTGGCCCGGAGGGTATGTCGCGCGGCTTCACCGCACCCGAGGCTTTGCTATCAGGAGCACCCGGGCTGGCACTGTTGTTCTGCTTCCTGAGCTTCTTGGGGTTCGAGGCCACGGCGGTCTTTCGTGACGAGTGCCGCGACCCTAACCGCACGATCCCGATAGCGACCTATCTCGCGGTGACCCTGGTCGGGGTGTTCTACGTGGTATCCACGTGGGCGCTGATCTCTGCCTGGGGCGACCAGGAGGCGGTCAGAATCGCCGCCGCGGATCCGGTTGCAATGCTTCCCGGTGCCGTGGCGCACTACCTGGGCGGCACCGCAGAACACGTCGTCCAGGTGCTGTTCGTGACAAGTCTTTTCGCATGTCTGCTGTCCATCCAGAACGTGTCCTCCCGTTACGTGTTCAACATCTCGAATCGGGGGGCATTGCCGGCAGTACTGGGCACGCGCCACGAACGGCACGGGTCACCCTCCACCGCTTCCCACGTCGTGACCGTGATCGCAGCCGTCTTCGTCCTCGTGGCGATCGTGACCCGCCTGGATCCCGCGACCGAGCTCTACGGCTGGTTCGCGGGCGCCACAACTGTCGGGTTCATCGTGATGCTCCTCGGCACCACCCTGTCGGCGCTGGTCTTCTTCGGTCGACGATGGCGCTCGGGCGCTCTCGATGAATCGTTTGGCCGAGTCATTGTTGTCCCCTTGGTGGCCCTGGTCTGTCTGGTCGCAGTGTTTGTGCTGGTCCTCCAAAACCTGCGCGATCTCGTCGGGGGATCGCGGCCGGTGGCATGGGCCGTGCTCGGGTCACTGGCGCTGGCCTTCGCCTGGGGGTTCACCGTGGCGACCCGGCGCCCCGAACTATCCCTCGACGACTGA
- a CDS encoding flavin-containing monooxygenase, whose amino-acid sequence MSHATNPIKDPSWGSSAEDVRVVDAVVVGAGMGGMYAVKRLVGEGRTVIAFEGAPDVGGVWLHNRYPGARVDIEAYYYCYFDPELYGTWRWTERYPAQPEILAYLRHYADHHDIRRHFRFSTWVEQMLWDPEEELWRIRTSTGQSVAARHVLMATGQLSKSRELPFPGSEDFTGEWVETSHWPDRPVEIAGKRVAVIGTGSSGVQVITEVAKEAASLHVFQRTPNYVVPSQNAPIDHEKYADIAARLPEVWQQVQGSSTAYLAPTSDTPATELSPEEQLKRLESQWEFGGLAMTFAFPDQRTDWTVNDIVSNYVREKIRSSISDPELAAVLEPKDYPIGTRRLCVCNGYYETYNRPNVELVNLREEPIERITPTGIRTSSGEYEFDLIISALGFDAFTGPIDAIDIRNEHGARPTESWQRGPHSYLGLMLHGFPNLYLLTGPGSPSVLVNFNVHNVYHVDVVTDLIGYMERNGLTSVQPTLAAQEDWKQRSQAVADGLIRKQVENYMTHVNEDGTRFFIPYAGGWGNYVQIVDDVVARGYEGFEFR is encoded by the coding sequence ATGAGCCACGCAACGAACCCGATCAAGGACCCCTCCTGGGGCTCCTCGGCCGAGGACGTACGAGTCGTCGACGCCGTCGTCGTCGGCGCCGGCATGGGCGGGATGTACGCAGTCAAGCGACTCGTCGGCGAGGGCCGCACGGTCATCGCCTTCGAGGGCGCGCCAGACGTCGGCGGTGTATGGCTCCACAATCGGTATCCGGGTGCGCGCGTCGACATCGAGGCCTACTACTACTGCTACTTCGACCCGGAGCTGTACGGCACCTGGCGCTGGACGGAGCGCTACCCCGCACAGCCGGAAATCCTTGCGTACCTTCGGCATTACGCCGACCACCACGACATACGTCGGCACTTCCGGTTCTCGACCTGGGTCGAGCAGATGCTCTGGGACCCGGAGGAGGAGCTCTGGCGGATCCGCACCAGCACCGGCCAGTCTGTTGCCGCCCGTCACGTCTTGATGGCGACAGGTCAGCTGTCGAAGTCGCGGGAGCTGCCGTTCCCCGGTAGCGAGGACTTCACCGGCGAGTGGGTGGAGACGTCGCACTGGCCGGACCGGCCGGTGGAGATCGCGGGCAAGCGAGTCGCCGTCATCGGCACCGGCTCTTCCGGTGTCCAGGTCATCACCGAGGTGGCGAAGGAGGCAGCCAGCCTCCATGTCTTCCAACGCACGCCAAACTACGTCGTGCCGTCGCAGAACGCGCCGATCGACCATGAGAAGTACGCCGACATCGCGGCCCGGCTCCCCGAAGTCTGGCAGCAGGTCCAGGGCAGCAGCACCGCCTACCTGGCACCCACCAGCGACACTCCCGCCACCGAGCTCTCGCCCGAGGAACAGCTCAAACGCCTCGAGTCGCAGTGGGAGTTCGGCGGCCTCGCCATGACGTTCGCCTTCCCGGACCAGCGCACCGACTGGACGGTGAACGACATCGTCTCCAATTACGTCCGCGAGAAGATCCGCTCGTCGATCAGCGACCCCGAGCTCGCCGCAGTCCTCGAGCCCAAGGACTACCCCATCGGGACGCGCAGGCTCTGCGTCTGCAACGGCTACTACGAGACCTACAACCGGCCGAACGTCGAGCTGGTGAACCTGCGCGAGGAACCCATCGAGCGGATCACGCCGACGGGGATCCGCACGTCCAGCGGCGAGTACGAGTTCGACCTGATCATCTCCGCGCTCGGATTCGACGCCTTCACGGGGCCGATCGACGCGATCGACATCCGAAACGAGCACGGCGCCCGCCCGACGGAGTCCTGGCAGCGCGGCCCGCACTCGTACCTCGGCCTGATGCTGCACGGGTTCCCGAACCTGTACCTGCTCACCGGTCCGGGAAGTCCGTCGGTGCTGGTGAACTTCAACGTGCACAACGTGTACCACGTCGACGTCGTGACGGACCTGATCGGCTACATGGAGCGGAACGGCTTGACGTCCGTGCAGCCGACGCTGGCTGCGCAGGAGGACTGGAAGCAGCGCAGCCAGGCGGTGGCAGACGGCCTGATCCGCAAGCAGGTCGAGAACTACATGACCCACGTGAACGAGGACGGAACGCGTTTCTTCATCCCCTACGCCGGCGGCTGGGGCAACTACGTCCAGATCGTCGACGACGTGGTCGCGCGCGGGTACGAGGGGTTCGAGTTCCGATAG